The Bacteroides acidifaciens genome includes a region encoding these proteins:
- a CDS encoding type B 50S ribosomal protein L31, whose protein sequence is MKKGLHPESYRPVVFKDMSNGDMFLSRSTVATKETIEFEGETYPLLKIEISNTSHPFYTGKSTLVDTAGRVDKFMSRYGDRKKK, encoded by the coding sequence ATGAAAAAAGGCCTTCATCCAGAATCATACCGTCCGGTAGTATTCAAAGATATGTCAAATGGTGATATGTTTTTGTCTAGATCAACAGTAGCAACTAAAGAAACCATCGAATTTGAAGGTGAAACTTATCCGTTGCTGAAGATTGAAATCTCTAACACTTCTCACCCGTTCTATACAGGTAAATCTACATTGGTGGATACTGCAGGTCGTGTTGACAAGTTCATGAGCCGTTACGGTGACCGTAAGAAGAAATAA
- a CDS encoding class II fructose-bisphosphate aldolase, whose protein sequence is MVNYKDLGLVNTKEMFAKAIKGGYAIPAFNFNNMEQMQAIIKAAVETKSPVILQVSKGARQYANATLLRYMAQGAVEYAKELGCAHPEIVLHLDHGDTFETCKSCIDSGFSSVMIDGSHLPYEENVALTKKVVEYAHQFDVTVEGELGVLAGVEDEVSADHHTYTDPEEVIDFATRTGCDSLAISIGTSHGAYKFTPEQCHIDPATGMMVPPPLAFDVLDAVMEKLPGFPIVLHGSSSVPQEEVATINKFGGNLKAAIGIPEEWLRKAATSAVCKINIDSDSRLAMTAAVRQVFAEKPAEFDPRKYLGPARDNMEKLYKHKIINVLGSDNKLAQ, encoded by the coding sequence ATGGTAAATTACAAAGATTTAGGATTGGTAAACACGAAAGAAATGTTTGCTAAGGCTATCAAAGGTGGATATGCTATCCCAGCATTCAACTTCAACAATATGGAACAGATGCAAGCTATCATCAAGGCTGCTGTTGAAACTAAATCTCCTGTGATTCTTCAGGTTTCTAAAGGTGCTCGTCAGTATGCTAACGCTACTTTGTTGCGTTATATGGCTCAGGGTGCTGTAGAATATGCTAAAGAATTAGGCTGCGCACATCCCGAAATCGTTCTTCATCTTGACCACGGAGATACTTTCGAAACTTGTAAATCATGTATCGATTCAGGTTTCTCTTCAGTGATGATCGACGGTTCTCATCTTCCTTACGAAGAAAACGTTGCATTGACTAAGAAGGTAGTTGAATACGCTCATCAGTTCGACGTAACAGTTGAAGGTGAACTTGGCGTATTGGCAGGAGTAGAAGATGAAGTTTCTGCTGACCACCACACATATACTGACCCTGAAGAAGTTATTGATTTCGCTACTCGCACAGGTTGTGATTCTTTGGCTATCTCAATCGGTACTTCTCACGGTGCTTACAAATTTACTCCGGAACAATGTCACATCGATCCGGCTACAGGTATGATGGTTCCTCCTCCATTGGCATTCGATGTATTGGACGCTGTAATGGAAAAACTTCCGGGATTCCCTATCGTTCTTCACGGTTCATCTTCAGTTCCTCAGGAAGAAGTTGCAACTATCAACAAGTTCGGTGGTAATCTGAAAGCTGCTATCGGTATTCCTGAAGAATGGTTACGTAAGGCAGCTACTTCTGCAGTTTGCAAAATCAACATCGACTCAGACTCTCGTCTGGCTATGACTGCTGCTGTACGTCAGGTGTTCGCAGAAAAACCGGCAGAATTCGACCCACGTAAGTATCTTGGTCCGGCTCGTGACAATATGGAAAAATTGTACAAGCACAAAATCATCAACGTACTTGGTTCTGACAACAAATTGGCTCAGTAA
- a CDS encoding sodium ion-translocating decarboxylase subunit beta, producing MGDFINFLGNNLADFWTYTGFANATVGHVVMILVGLVFIYLAVAKEFEPMLLIPIGFGMLIGNIPFNMDAGLKVGIYEEGSVLNILYQGVTSGWYPPLIFLGIGAMTDFSALISNPKLMLIGAAAQFGIFGAYMIALAMGFDPMQAGAIGIIGGADGPTAIFLSSKLAPNLMGAIAVSAYSYMALVPVIQPPIMRLLTTKNERIIRMKPPRAVSHTEKVIFPIIGLLLTCFLVPSGLPLLGMLFFGNLLKESGVTRRLANTASGPLIDTITILLGLTVGASTQASEFLTFDSIKIFALGALSFVIATASGVIFVKIFNLFLKKGNKINPLIGNAGVSAVPDSARISQVIGLEYDSTNYLLMHAMGPNVAGVIGSAVAAGILLGFLM from the coding sequence ATGGGAGATTTTATAAACTTTTTAGGAAACAACCTTGCCGACTTCTGGACCTACACGGGTTTTGCTAATGCTACCGTAGGACACGTGGTTATGATTCTGGTAGGCTTGGTATTCATCTATTTGGCGGTAGCCAAAGAATTCGAACCGATGCTTCTGATTCCTATCGGATTCGGTATGTTGATCGGTAATATACCTTTTAATATGGATGCCGGGCTGAAAGTCGGTATTTATGAAGAAGGTTCGGTATTAAATATATTGTATCAGGGAGTGACTTCCGGATGGTATCCGCCGCTCATTTTCTTGGGCATCGGCGCCATGACGGACTTCTCGGCACTTATCTCTAATCCGAAATTGATGTTGATCGGTGCGGCAGCACAGTTTGGTATCTTCGGTGCATACATGATCGCCTTAGCAATGGGGTTTGATCCTATGCAAGCCGGTGCAATCGGTATTATCGGTGGTGCAGACGGTCCGACGGCAATCTTCCTGTCCTCGAAGCTGGCACCTAACCTGATGGGAGCCATTGCAGTGTCCGCCTATTCCTATATGGCGTTGGTTCCGGTGATACAGCCACCTATCATGCGTTTGCTCACCACAAAAAACGAACGTATCATACGTATGAAACCGCCGCGTGCCGTTTCTCACACAGAGAAAGTGATTTTCCCAATTATCGGTTTGTTGCTGACTTGCTTCCTGGTTCCTTCCGGTCTGCCTTTGTTGGGTATGCTGTTCTTCGGTAACCTGTTGAAAGAAAGTGGTGTAACCCGTCGTCTTGCCAATACGGCAAGTGGTCCGTTGATTGACACAATTACTATTCTGTTAGGTTTGACAGTAGGTGCTTCTACTCAGGCTTCCGAGTTCCTTACTTTCGACTCTATCAAGATTTTCGCTCTCGGTGCATTGTCATTCGTTATTGCAACTGCATCAGGCGTGATCTTCGTGAAGATATTCAACCTTTTCTTGAAGAAGGGTAATAAGATCAATCCATTAATCGGTAACGCAGGCGTATCTGCTGTTCCCGACTCGGCACGTATCTCACAAGTGATTGGTTTGGAATACGATTCGACCAATTATTTGCTGATGCACGCTATGGGTCCGAACGTAGCAGGCGTAATCGGTTCAGCTGTTGCCGCCGGTATCCTGTTGGGATTCTTGATGTAA
- a CDS encoding acetyl-CoA carboxylase biotin carboxyl carrier protein → MKEYKYKINGNLYKVTIGDIEDNIAHVEVNGTHYKVEMEKQPKPVAKPVTVRPMPNAPTAPAQVVKPTAPSTGKSGVKSPLPGVILDIKVNVGDTVKKGQTIIILEAMKMENNINADKDGKVTAINVNKGDSVLEGNDLVIIE, encoded by the coding sequence ATGAAAGAATATAAATATAAAATCAACGGTAACTTATATAAAGTAACCATCGGAGATATTGAAGACAACATCGCTCATGTAGAAGTGAACGGTACACACTATAAAGTAGAAATGGAGAAACAGCCGAAGCCTGTTGCAAAACCTGTGACAGTACGCCCGATGCCTAATGCTCCTACTGCTCCTGCTCAAGTAGTGAAACCAACCGCTCCATCTACCGGAAAATCAGGAGTGAAATCTCCGCTGCCGGGTGTGATCCTCGACATCAAAGTGAATGTAGGCGATACTGTAAAGAAAGGACAGACCATTATCATATTGGAAGCCATGAAGATGGAAAACAATATCAATGCGGATAAAGACGGTAAGGTTACTGCCATCAACGTAAATAAGGGAGATTCTGTTCTTGAAGGTAATGACCTCGTAATTATTGAATAA
- a CDS encoding OadG family transporter subunit — MNKTKIGIFLSLLLLVGLTSCGEKKSNNKLMLNEILIDNQSNFQDDYGLHSAWIEIFNKSFGSADLAACLLKVSSQPGDTVTYFIPKGDILTVVKPRQHALFWADGQPNRGTFHTNFKLNPETANWIGLFDSGRKLMDQIVIPAGALKADQSFARVSDGAANWEVKGASSDKYVTPSTNNKTLDSNAKKEKFEEHDANGIGMAISAMSVVFCGLILLFIAFKIIGKAAVNLSKRNAMKSKGIDKHEAKELSQAPGEVYAAISMALHEMQDEVHDVEETVLTITRVKRSYSPWSSKIYTLRETPSRK, encoded by the coding sequence ATGAACAAAACCAAAATCGGAATATTCCTTTCTTTGCTGTTGCTGGTTGGATTGACTTCTTGCGGAGAAAAGAAGTCGAACAACAAGCTAATGCTGAACGAAATCCTGATAGATAACCAAAGTAACTTTCAGGATGATTACGGCTTGCACAGTGCATGGATTGAAATATTCAATAAATCATTTGGTAGCGCCGACCTGGCAGCTTGCTTGTTAAAAGTTAGCAGCCAACCGGGCGATACAGTTACTTACTTTATTCCGAAAGGTGATATACTTACGGTAGTGAAGCCACGCCAACATGCCTTATTTTGGGCAGACGGACAACCTAACCGTGGAACTTTCCATACCAATTTTAAACTGAATCCTGAAACAGCCAATTGGATAGGATTATTTGACTCCGGCAGGAAACTAATGGATCAAATTGTAATACCGGCAGGTGCTTTGAAAGCCGATCAATCATTTGCCCGTGTAAGTGATGGAGCAGCAAACTGGGAAGTAAAAGGAGCAAGCAGTGACAAATATGTTACTCCAAGCACTAACAACAAAACTCTTGACAGCAATGCCAAGAAGGAAAAGTTTGAGGAACACGATGCTAATGGTATTGGAATGGCCATTTCTGCCATGAGTGTAGTATTCTGCGGATTGATTCTTCTTTTTATAGCCTTCAAGATTATAGGAAAAGCAGCCGTTAATTTGAGCAAGCGCAACGCTATGAAATCTAAAGGCATCGACAAGCATGAAGCTAAGGAACTGTCACAAGCTCCGGGCGAAGTTTATGCTGCTATTTCTATGGCATTACACGAAATGCAAGATGAAGTGCATGACGTAGAAGAAACAGTGCTGACCATCACTCGTGTAAAACGCAGCTACTCACCATGGAGTTCGAAGATTTACACGTTGCGTGAAACTCCTTCCAGAAAGTAA
- a CDS encoding acyl-CoA carboxylase subunit beta: protein MSNQLEKIKELIERRAVARLGGGEKAIAKQHEKGKYTARERLAMLLDEGSFEEMDMFVEHRCTNFGMDKKHYPGDGVVTGCGTIEGRLVYVFAQDFTVSAGSLSETMSLKICKIMDQAMKMGAPCIGINDSGGARIQEGINALAGYAEIFQRNILASGVIPQISGIFGPCAGGAVYSPALTDFTLMMEGTSYMFLTGPKVVKTVTGEDVSQENLGGASVHSTKSGVTHFTAQTEEEGFALIRKLLSYIPQNNLEEAPYVDCTDPIDRLEDSLNDIIPDSPTKPYDMYEVIGAVVDNGEFLEIQKDYAKNIIIGFARFNGQSVGIVANQPKYLAGVLDSNASRKGARFVRFCDAFNIPIVSLVDVPGFLPGTGQEYNGVILHGAKLLYAYGEATVPKVTITLRKSYGGSHIVMSCKQLRGDMNYAWPTAEIAVMGGAGAVEVLYAREAKDQENPAQFLAEKEAEYTKLFANPYNAAKYGYIDDVIEPRNTRFRVIRALQQLQTKKLTNPAKKHGNIPL, encoded by the coding sequence ATGAGTAATCAACTTGAAAAAATTAAAGAGCTTATTGAACGCCGTGCCGTAGCACGTCTCGGGGGCGGCGAAAAAGCAATTGCGAAGCAACATGAAAAAGGGAAATATACAGCACGCGAGCGTTTAGCCATGTTGCTGGATGAAGGTAGCTTCGAAGAAATGGACATGTTCGTTGAGCATAGATGCACGAACTTCGGCATGGACAAAAAACATTATCCGGGTGACGGTGTAGTAACCGGTTGCGGTACTATCGAAGGACGCCTGGTGTATGTATTCGCACAGGATTTCACCGTTTCTGCCGGTTCTTTATCAGAAACAATGTCACTGAAGATCTGCAAAATCATGGACCAAGCCATGAAAATGGGTGCCCCTTGTATCGGTATCAACGACTCAGGTGGCGCACGTATCCAGGAAGGTATCAACGCTTTGGCTGGTTACGCAGAAATCTTCCAACGTAATATTCTCGCTTCCGGTGTTATTCCGCAGATTTCCGGTATCTTCGGTCCTTGTGCCGGTGGTGCCGTTTATTCTCCAGCTTTGACAGACTTCACACTGATGATGGAAGGCACTTCTTATATGTTCCTAACCGGACCGAAAGTTGTGAAAACTGTGACAGGTGAAGATGTAAGCCAGGAAAACCTCGGCGGTGCAAGCGTTCACTCTACCAAATCAGGTGTTACTCACTTCACTGCCCAAACTGAAGAAGAAGGTTTTGCGCTTATCCGCAAACTGTTGAGTTACATTCCTCAGAACAATCTTGAAGAAGCTCCTTACGTAGATTGCACAGATCCAATCGACCGTCTGGAAGATTCTCTGAACGATATCATTCCTGACAGCCCGACTAAGCCATACGATATGTACGAAGTTATCGGTGCTGTTGTTGACAATGGAGAATTCCTGGAAATCCAGAAAGACTATGCCAAGAATATAATCATCGGTTTTGCACGTTTCAACGGTCAATCCGTAGGTATCGTTGCCAACCAACCCAAGTATCTGGCAGGTGTGCTTGATAGCAACGCATCTCGCAAGGGTGCACGTTTCGTTCGTTTCTGCGATGCTTTCAATATTCCTATCGTATCATTGGTAGACGTACCGGGCTTCCTTCCGGGAACAGGCCAGGAGTACAACGGCGTTATCCTTCATGGTGCTAAATTGCTGTATGCTTACGGTGAAGCTACCGTGCCTAAAGTGACTATCACATTGCGTAAGTCTTATGGCGGTTCTCACATCGTGATGAGCTGTAAACAACTTCGCGGAGATATGAACTATGCATGGCCGACAGCCGAAATCGCAGTTATGGGCGGTGCAGGAGCAGTAGAAGTATTATACGCACGTGAAGCGAAAGATCAGGAAAATCCGGCTCAGTTCCTTGCTGAAAAAGAAGCGGAATATACGAAACTGTTCGCCAATCCTTACAATGCAGCTAAATACGGTTACATTGATGATGTGATAGAACCACGCAACACACGTTTCCGTGTCATCCGCGCTTTACAGCAATTGCAGACAAAGAAACTGACCAATCCGGCTAAGAAGCATGGTAATATTCCGTTGTAA
- the mce gene encoding methylmalonyl-CoA epimerase: MKISHIEHLGIAVKSIEEALPYYENVLGLKCYNIETVEDQKVRTAFLKVGETKIELLEPTCPESTIAKFIENKGAGVHHVAFAVEDGVANALAEAESKEIRLIDKAPRKGAEGLSIAFLHPKSTLGVLTELCEH, encoded by the coding sequence ATGAAGATTTCACACATTGAGCATCTGGGCATTGCCGTAAAAAGCATCGAAGAGGCCCTTCCTTACTACGAAAATGTATTAGGTCTGAAGTGTTACAACATTGAAACAGTGGAAGATCAAAAAGTAAGAACTGCTTTCTTAAAAGTAGGCGAAACAAAAATCGAACTGTTGGAGCCGACTTGCCCTGAGAGTACCATTGCTAAGTTTATCGAAAACAAAGGTGCAGGTGTTCATCACGTTGCATTTGCTGTAGAAGATGGTGTAGCCAATGCTTTGGCGGAAGCGGAAAGCAAGGAAATCCGTCTTATCGACAAAGCTCCGCGCAAAGGTGCCGAAGGTTTAAGCATTGCTTTCCTTCACCCGAAATCAACCTTGGGTGTACTGACAGAACTCTGCGAACATTAA
- a CDS encoding GNAT family N-acetyltransferase, protein MPLKLTTYYKGKDIPDLSGKNTFHSKELFQIYEATPGYTPLLIVATEDGKPVARLLAAIRKAKRWLPSSLVKHCVVYSEGEALDETLYTNKEKAEEVFGEMLEHLTQEASRTCFLIEFRNLNNSMFGYKFFRSNDYFPVNWLRVRNSLHSMQKVEDRFSPSRIRQIKKGLNNGAIVKEAHTVEEIRDFSRMLHKVYSSRIRRYFPANDFFRHMNSMLIKGKQAKIFIVKYKEKIIGGSVCIYSGDSAFLWFSGGMRKIYALQYPGVLAVWKALEDAHERGFRHMEFMDVGLPFRKHGYRDFVLRFGGKQSSTRRWFRVSWTWLNKLLVKFYV, encoded by the coding sequence ATGCCACTTAAGCTAACAACATATTATAAAGGAAAGGATATTCCTGATTTATCAGGAAAGAATACATTCCACTCCAAAGAGCTGTTTCAGATTTATGAAGCAACTCCAGGGTATACACCTTTATTAATAGTAGCGACAGAAGATGGTAAACCAGTGGCACGCTTACTTGCCGCTATCCGTAAGGCAAAGAGATGGCTTCCATCCTCTTTGGTGAAACATTGTGTGGTATATAGTGAAGGCGAAGCTTTGGATGAAACCCTCTATACCAATAAAGAAAAAGCGGAAGAAGTATTCGGTGAGATGCTCGAACATCTCACTCAGGAAGCATCACGAACTTGTTTCCTCATCGAATTCCGAAATCTGAATAATTCTATGTTCGGTTACAAGTTCTTCCGAAGCAATGATTATTTTCCGGTCAACTGGCTACGGGTCCGCAATTCGCTGCACAGTATGCAAAAGGTCGAAGACCGATTCAGTCCGTCGCGTATCCGGCAAATAAAAAAAGGGCTTAATAACGGAGCAATAGTGAAAGAAGCGCATACCGTAGAAGAAATACGTGATTTCTCACGAATGCTGCACAAAGTATATTCTTCCCGCATACGCAGATACTTTCCTGCCAATGATTTTTTCAGGCATATGAACAGTATGTTAATCAAAGGAAAACAGGCAAAAATATTCATTGTAAAATATAAGGAGAAGATTATCGGCGGCTCTGTTTGCATTTATTCCGGCGACAGTGCTTTCCTCTGGTTTTCGGGTGGGATGCGAAAGATTTATGCATTGCAATATCCCGGTGTACTCGCTGTTTGGAAAGCTCTGGAAGACGCTCACGAACGTGGATTCCGGCATATGGAGTTTATGGATGTAGGACTCCCGTTCCGCAAGCACGGTTACCGTGATTTCGTACTTCGTTTCGGTGGAAAGCAAAGCAGCACACGCCGCTGGTTCCGCGTCAGTTGGACTTGGTTGAACAAACTTCTAGTCAAATTTTATGTCTAA
- a CDS encoding beta-class carbonic anhydrase — MLEEILAYNKKFVENKGYEAYITNKYPDKKIAILSCMDTRLTALLPAALGIKNGDVKMIKNAGGVISHPFGSVIRSLLVAIFELGVEEIMVIAHSDCGACHMHSEEMIEKMKARGINPDYIDMMRFCGVDFHSWLDGFEDTEKSVRGTVDFIMRHPLIPTDVKVYGFIIDSTTGELSRIV, encoded by the coding sequence ATGTTAGAAGAAATACTTGCTTACAACAAAAAGTTTGTTGAGAACAAGGGATATGAAGCGTATATTACAAATAAGTATCCCGATAAGAAAATTGCTATTCTTTCCTGTATGGATACACGACTGACAGCTTTGCTGCCTGCCGCATTGGGCATCAAGAATGGAGATGTAAAAATGATTAAGAATGCAGGAGGTGTTATTTCCCATCCTTTTGGTAGTGTGATTCGTAGTTTGCTTGTGGCTATTTTCGAGTTAGGAGTGGAAGAAATCATGGTAATTGCACATTCTGACTGTGGAGCTTGCCATATGCACAGTGAAGAAATGATCGAAAAAATGAAAGCACGGGGGATTAACCCAGATTATATCGACATGATGCGTTTTTGCGGAGTTGACTTTCATTCCTGGTTGGATGGCTTTGAAGATACGGAGAAGTCGGTGAGAGGGACTGTCGATTTTATAATGCGCCATCCTTTGATACCGACAGATGTAAAAGTCTACGGATTTATTATTGATTCTACGACCGGAGAGTTGAGCAGGATTGTGTAA
- a CDS encoding nitroreductase family protein — protein MENFSELIKNRRSMRKFTDEELTQDEVVALMKAALMSPSSKRSNSWQFVVVDDKEMLKELSHCKEQASSFIADAALAIVVMADPLASDVWIEDAAIASIMIQLQAEDLGLGSCWVQVRERFTATGMPSDEFVHGILDIPLQLQILSVIAIGHKGMERKPFNEEHLQWEKIHINKFGGK, from the coding sequence ATGGAAAATTTCAGTGAATTGATAAAGAACCGTCGCAGTATGCGCAAGTTTACTGATGAAGAACTGACACAAGATGAAGTTGTTGCATTGATGAAAGCAGCTTTGATGTCTCCCTCTTCCAAACGCAGTAATAGTTGGCAATTCGTAGTAGTTGATGATAAAGAAATGTTGAAAGAGTTGTCCCATTGTAAGGAACAGGCTTCTTCCTTTATTGCCGATGCCGCTTTGGCAATTGTCGTAATGGCCGATCCGCTGGCGAGTGATGTCTGGATTGAAGACGCTGCTATTGCTTCCATTATGATACAGTTACAGGCAGAAGACCTGGGCTTGGGAAGCTGCTGGGTACAGGTGCGTGAACGCTTCACTGCTACCGGGATGCCTTCTGATGAATTTGTCCATGGGATATTGGATATCCCTTTACAACTTCAAATTCTTTCCGTCATAGCTATCGGACACAAAGGGATGGAACGTAAACCTTTCAACGAAGAACATCTTCAGTGGGAGAAAATTCATATAAATAAGTTTGGGGGGAAATAA
- a CDS encoding Rossmann-like and DUF2520 domain-containing protein: MNRSIEDTPIVFIGAGNLATNLAKALYHKGFRIVQIYSRTEESARALAGQVEAEYTTDLQEISKEAKLYIVSLKDAAFVELLPQITEGKQNALLVHTAGSIPMSIWEGYTERYGVFYPMQTFSKQREVKFQEIPFFIEAIRPEDAEFLKAIAATLSENVYEATSEQRKSLHLAAVFICNFTNHMYALAAELLEKYNLPFDVMLPLIDETARKVHELAPRDAQTGPAVRYDENVISNHLAMLTDSPALQEIYKLMSKSIHEHHQL, encoded by the coding sequence ATGAATAGAAGTATAGAAGATACCCCGATTGTGTTTATCGGTGCGGGAAACCTGGCTACCAACCTGGCAAAAGCGCTCTATCATAAGGGGTTCCGCATTGTGCAGATATACAGCCGGACTGAAGAATCCGCCCGTGCCTTAGCCGGACAGGTAGAAGCTGAATATACCACCGACTTACAGGAAATATCGAAAGAAGCCAAATTATATATCGTATCTTTGAAAGATGCTGCTTTTGTAGAATTATTGCCCCAGATAACGGAAGGCAAACAAAACGCCCTGTTGGTACACACGGCAGGAAGTATTCCAATGAGTATTTGGGAAGGATATACAGAACGCTATGGAGTGTTCTATCCGATGCAGACGTTCAGCAAGCAGCGTGAAGTCAAATTTCAAGAGATACCTTTCTTTATTGAAGCCATAAGACCGGAAGATGCGGAGTTTCTGAAAGCTATTGCCGCCACTCTCTCGGAGAATGTCTATGAGGCAACTTCCGAACAGCGCAAGAGCCTTCATCTTGCCGCTGTTTTTATCTGTAACTTCACCAATCATATGTATGCCTTGGCGGCGGAACTACTTGAAAAGTATAACTTGCCTTTCGACGTTATGCTTCCGTTAATTGATGAAACGGCGCGTAAGGTGCACGAACTGGCACCCCGTGATGCGCAAACCGGTCCGGCTGTGCGTTATGACGAAAATGTGATAAGCAATCATCTTGCGATGTTGACGGACTCGCCGGCATTGCAGGAAATATATAAACTAATGAGCAAAAGTATTCATGAGCACCATCAATTATGA
- a CDS encoding KdsC family phosphatase encodes MSTINYDLSRIKALAFDVDGVLSSTTVPLHPSGEPMRTVNIKDGYAIQLAVKKGLYIAIITGGRTEAVRIRFEGLGVKDLYMGSAVKIHDYRAFRDKYGLSDDEILYMGDDVPDIEVMRECGLPCCPKDAVPEVKSVAKYISYADGGRGCGRDVVEQVLKSHGLWMAQDAFGW; translated from the coding sequence ATGAGCACCATCAATTATGATTTATCCCGAATCAAGGCATTGGCTTTTGATGTCGACGGAGTATTGAGTTCAACCACAGTTCCGTTGCATCCTTCCGGTGAACCGATGCGCACTGTGAATATCAAGGACGGATATGCTATCCAACTGGCTGTAAAAAAAGGACTTTATATTGCCATTATCACCGGTGGGCGGACAGAAGCTGTACGCATCCGTTTTGAAGGATTGGGGGTGAAGGACTTGTATATGGGGTCTGCCGTGAAGATACATGATTATCGCGCTTTCCGAGATAAATACGGATTGTCCGACGATGAGATATTGTATATGGGAGATGATGTGCCTGATATTGAAGTGATGCGGGAATGTGGGCTTCCCTGCTGTCCGAAAGATGCAGTGCCGGAAGTGAAATCCGTTGCGAAGTACATCTCTTATGCAGACGGCGGTCGTGGCTGCGGTCGTGATGTCGTGGAGCAGGTCTTGAAATCTCATGGTTTGTGGATGGCACAAGATGCTTTTGGCTGGTGA
- a CDS encoding Maf-like protein — translation MLDNLKKYQIILASNSPRRKELMSGLGVDYIVRTLPDVDESYPDTLAGAEIPEFIAREKADAYRAMMKPGELLVTADTIVWLDGKVLGKPEGREGAIEMLRTLSGKSHQVFTGVCLTTTEWQKSFTASSDVQFDVLSEDEIQYYVDRYQPLDKAGAYGVQEWIGYIGVKSISGSFYNIMGLPIQKLYGELKKL, via the coding sequence ATGCTTGATAATCTAAAGAAATATCAGATCATACTGGCTTCCAATTCACCCCGTCGGAAAGAGTTAATGTCGGGATTGGGAGTAGATTATATCGTCAGGACATTGCCTGATGTAGATGAGTCTTATCCCGATACTTTGGCAGGTGCGGAGATACCCGAATTTATTGCCCGCGAAAAGGCTGATGCCTATCGTGCCATGATGAAACCGGGAGAACTTTTAGTGACGGCGGATACCATCGTCTGGTTGGACGGAAAAGTCCTGGGTAAGCCGGAAGGTAGGGAAGGAGCAATTGAAATGCTTCGCACGCTTTCAGGAAAATCCCACCAGGTTTTCACGGGTGTTTGTCTGACCACTACCGAGTGGCAAAAGAGCTTTACCGCCTCTTCCGATGTACAGTTCGATGTCTTGTCCGAAGACGAAATCCAGTACTATGTTGACCGTTACCAGCCTTTGGACAAAGCTGGTGCTTATGGCGTTCAGGAATGGATCGGCTATATCGGGGTAAAATCTATTTCCGGCAGCTTCTATAATATAATGGGACTCCCCATACAGAAACTGTACGGGGAGTTAAAGAAATTATAG